One region of Lates calcarifer isolate ASB-BC8 unplaced genomic scaffold, TLL_Latcal_v3 _unitig_5675_quiver_1781, whole genome shotgun sequence genomic DNA includes:
- the LOC127141593 gene encoding uncharacterized protein LOC127141593 isoform X1 — MFVSTSLQSCDRERMKRRQQHSAEGTSVDPDDRSPDDMETTSSNPDGDTQESDSDHQTLSVECPKCGSNIQVPVDAGVEVTDKYQPASSNQNRTCGEDWVSLSEDQVNLDEVLQELRGLIPDQLYSSAKSPSSYSCCTYKVKLYSVVTGKTFGADDVILEQVKNKRWTATLMEVTTDPQDCYVIIVFCPITSRVGSDVEAAMRREEVSQSQKPVILVMMHHTREVDYSPDGRKWCEKYRNVVSEVHVLFHETQPGLLRCDRNDQAFEQIQNEVHKHSKGRRPW, encoded by the exons ATGTTTGTTTCCACTTCTCTGCAGAGCTgcgacagagagaggatgaagaggagacagcagcacTCAG CTGAAGGTACCTCTGTTGATCCAGATGACCGATCACCAGATGATATGGAGACGACATCATCAAATCCTGATGGCGACACACAG GAGTCAGACTCAGACCATCAGACACTCTCAGTGGAGTGTCCAAAATGTGGGAGCAACATTCAGGTGCCGGTTGATGCTGGGGTGGAGGTCACAGATAAATATCAGCCAGCCTCCTCCAACCAGAACAGGACCTGTGGAGAG GACTGGGTGTCACTGAGTGAGGACCAAGTGAACCTGGACGAGGTCTTACAGGAACTGAGAGGCTTGATACCAGATCAACTGTATTCAT CAGCTAAATCTCCATCGTCATATTCATGCTGTACCTATAAAGTGAAGCTCTACAGTGTTGTCACTGGTAAAACCTTTGGTGCTGATGACGTCATACTGGAGCaagtaaagaataaaagatggacAGCAACACTGATGGAGGTGACCACAGATCCTCAGGACTGCTACGTCATCATTGTCTTCTGTCCAATCACGTCTCGTGTTGGATCAGATGTGGAGGCAGCCATGAGACGTGAGGAAG tgtctcagagTCAGAAACCTGTCATCTTAGTGATGATGCATCACACCAGAGAAGTCGACTATTCACCTGATGGAAGAAAATGGTGTGAAAAGTATCGAAACGTCGTCTCTGAGGTTCATGTTCTCTTCCATGAGACTCAGCCGGGCTTACTGAGATGTGACAGGAATGATCAGGCATTtgaacaaattcaaaatgaggtgcacaaacacagtaaagGCAGACGGCCTTGGTGA
- the LOC127141593 gene encoding uncharacterized protein LOC127141593 isoform X2 gives METTSSNPDGDTQESDSDHQTLSVECPKCGSNIQVPVDAGVEVTDKYQPASSNQNRTCGEDWVSLSEDQVNLDEVLQELRGLIPDQLYSSAKSPSSYSCCTYKVKLYSVVTGKTFGADDVILEQVKNKRWTATLMEVTTDPQDCYVIIVFCPITSRVGSDVEAAMRREEVSQSQKPVILVMMHHTREVDYSPDGRKWCEKYRNVVSEVHVLFHETQPGLLRCDRNDQAFEQIQNEVHKHSKGRRPW, from the exons ATGGAGACGACATCATCAAATCCTGATGGCGACACACAG GAGTCAGACTCAGACCATCAGACACTCTCAGTGGAGTGTCCAAAATGTGGGAGCAACATTCAGGTGCCGGTTGATGCTGGGGTGGAGGTCACAGATAAATATCAGCCAGCCTCCTCCAACCAGAACAGGACCTGTGGAGAG GACTGGGTGTCACTGAGTGAGGACCAAGTGAACCTGGACGAGGTCTTACAGGAACTGAGAGGCTTGATACCAGATCAACTGTATTCAT CAGCTAAATCTCCATCGTCATATTCATGCTGTACCTATAAAGTGAAGCTCTACAGTGTTGTCACTGGTAAAACCTTTGGTGCTGATGACGTCATACTGGAGCaagtaaagaataaaagatggacAGCAACACTGATGGAGGTGACCACAGATCCTCAGGACTGCTACGTCATCATTGTCTTCTGTCCAATCACGTCTCGTGTTGGATCAGATGTGGAGGCAGCCATGAGACGTGAGGAAG tgtctcagagTCAGAAACCTGTCATCTTAGTGATGATGCATCACACCAGAGAAGTCGACTATTCACCTGATGGAAGAAAATGGTGTGAAAAGTATCGAAACGTCGTCTCTGAGGTTCATGTTCTCTTCCATGAGACTCAGCCGGGCTTACTGAGATGTGACAGGAATGATCAGGCATTtgaacaaattcaaaatgaggtgcacaaacacagtaaagGCAGACGGCCTTGGTGA
- the LOC127141593 gene encoding uncharacterized protein LOC127141593 isoform X3 has protein sequence MFVSTSLQSCDRERMKRRQQHSAEGTSVDPDDRSPDDMETTSSNPDGDTQESDSDHQTLSVECPKCGSNIQVPVDAGVEVTDKYQPASSNQNRTCGEDWVSLSEDQVNLDEVLQELRGLIPDQLYSSAERLVNDMKKIPENSEHLVDLVGHMKEHLKSFEGTFQTSKI, from the exons ATGTTTGTTTCCACTTCTCTGCAGAGCTgcgacagagagaggatgaagaggagacagcagcacTCAG CTGAAGGTACCTCTGTTGATCCAGATGACCGATCACCAGATGATATGGAGACGACATCATCAAATCCTGATGGCGACACACAG GAGTCAGACTCAGACCATCAGACACTCTCAGTGGAGTGTCCAAAATGTGGGAGCAACATTCAGGTGCCGGTTGATGCTGGGGTGGAGGTCACAGATAAATATCAGCCAGCCTCCTCCAACCAGAACAGGACCTGTGGAGAG GACTGGGTGTCACTGAGTGAGGACCAAGTGAACCTGGACGAGGTCTTACAGGAACTGAGAGGCTTGATACCAGATCAACTGTATTCAT ctgctgaacGTTTGGTGAACGACATGAAAAAGATCCCAGAAAACTCTGAGCATCTGGTGGACCTCGTAGGTCATATGAAGGAACATCTGAAGAGTTTTGAAGGAACATTTCAAACCTCAAAAATCTAA